The genomic DNA TTTATAAATTTAATTTAAACTATTCCACTGAATATCATCAACACATAAAAtgatgaaggtgtgtgtgtgtatgtgtgtgtgtgtgtgtgtgtgtgtgtgtgtgtgtgtgtgtgtgtgtgtgtgtgtgtgtgtgtgtgtgtgtgtgtgtgtgtgtgtgtgtgtgtgtgtgtgtgtgtgtgtgtgtgtaaaaaaaaaaaaaaaaaaaaaaaaaaaaatatatatatatttatttatacttatatatttatatatttatatataatatatatataatatatatatatatatatatatatatatatatatatttatttatacttatatatttatatatttatatataatatatatatataatatatatatatatatatttatatatatatatatatatatatatatatatatatatatatatatatatatatatatatatatatatatatatatataactgtttatGACAGTATACCTACATAGAGCACATAGGACACAATAtgacatatttctttttctaacCATTCCTTATATAGAACATTGTAAAATACAAATCAGAAACACCATGTCTTGCCAAACAAGCTCCCACAATGTGATTTCTAATATAGCTTCACTTTATTCAtcactttattcattattattacacattaatTTCATTTGCAAAAAAGATACAACATTCCTTCAAAGCACTCCCAACTTCATGTTACCGACTGCACAGAATATCCATCCTAATATCTTCTTTCATTATTGAGATTGTCTTGTTGTATATTTAAGAGTTTCTCCAATTTTGCAAAAGATTtaggataagaatgatattacAGATATGCAGGGAAGGTGGGGCAAGTTTAAATCATTAATGCACAACTTTGTATCACCGTTTGTTACAGAACTGGAAGTCCAAGGTGAGATAACTGCATTAATATCTGAATGCTACACAACTAACACAGTTTCTCATTTATCTAATCTATACTGGTTAAACATATAAGTGAGAAATATCACAATGTTAATCATAGTCAATGACTGATCACATTTTTATATCAATTGTGTTTGTTTGGGGCTGTACTTCAGTACTTGTGTTGTCATTTTTTAGTTTTCTTGCAATTTTAATGTCTTTTTTGTATCTGGACTTGAAAGCATGCATTTGTGCTTTTATTTACAATACTCACTGCAGAATGTTTAAACACAAAATATTGATTCATAATATATTAAACCCTACATAATGTATACTACAAACATAAGCTTTCATTACCCttctagaaaaaaaattgtgaaagacCTCCATGGACAGTATTTTATCATTGGTTGCAACACCTTTTTTTGCTCACACTCTCTAAGAAGATAATAACAGAATCTACTTGTCTCTTGCATTAAAGACTGAACAATAAAAGGGAATCAAGTATCAAAGTCTCTCACCTATAATTTCTGCTAAATGTGTCCTGCACCTGCTATTGTCTTACAAAGAgtttatgtttatgataattatattaaaggTTATCATTCtggaaatcattttcttaatgtgtgtgggggtgggataAAATTTTAATGATAGTGAATACAAACATGTGCATGTATGAACATAAATTGACAATATTATTTGTCAAATAAAgaggatatatgtatgcatatgttaatACATACTAATAAACACTTTGTGtgatagtgtatgtatatgtgtctccacaattatatgcatgcatacatacatacatcaacatacatatatacatacatacatacatacacacacacgcatggcacacacacacacacacacacacacacacacacacacacacacacacacacacacacacacacacacacacacacacacacacacgcacacacacacacacacacacacacacacacacacacacacacacacactatacacatacaacatccaccacacacgcacatgcacatgcacatgcacacgcacatgcacgcacgcacacacacacaatctacctCCTCATAGATTTTGTCATTGTATATATTATGCCCCATAAAGAAATAGAACCTCACAGAATCTAAATTCACACTTGGGGCTGAATGCCTGATGGGGCTGTTTTCTTGTGCGCAGCTTGTCTTCGTAGTTCTTCTTTTATGCACCCTGTCATGATGGAGCCTATCAGCAACACCACGACTAGGAGCAAATTGGCAGCCATATCACCAAAGCTGTAGAAAAGCATACAAAATGAATACCACATGTGCTGCGTCCCCCTTGCATGTGTGCATTAAGTAAAGAGAACTTTTGTTAGTCAGATGATTACTGTGGTGTTTACTTGTAGTTTTCAATTCTGCACACTTTAACTGAAAAAGGATGTAATGGCAAGTATGTGTGCATAAAATGCTTATTTGAATATTAGCTCAAACCATACTTGAAACAAAATTAAAAGCAAAACAGTGTCATTCCTTAAGAGTCTTTTTGTCATGATGTAGattattcattaatttcttggtaaaagtattattatttacCAACTTTTCATAAAACCCTGAAGGCTCTGTTGAATGCATATGAAATTTGTAGATAAAGCTTTTCCTTCCAATATACAATCATGTTTTAGAATATTTATATGTTCTCATAACATTATTTGCAGAAGGGTcactttatcaatatcatatgaATTGAACATTATTTGTTATCTTATTGGACTGCATTTTTTGTAATAATGAAATCCTCCCAAAAAGCTAtacctataactatatatatttatcccccTTTCCACTACTGCAACTCTTTGTAACATACCTTTCTGCAATAAAAGAAATTAGAGACATTAAAGCagaatcaccattatcaacatacCTATCTAATAACTGACCATCAGCCATGGTGCAAAAGATGCCAAAGAACTGAGCTGATGCATTTAATAGGCCTGAACTTGTACCTTCAGCTTCTGGGTACGTTAACTCTGCTGCAAATTCAAAGCCCACAGGCAGATAGCCAGTCATGAAGAACCTGTTGAGAGATGGTAAAATGCGTTTTATCCTTCCACATTTTGTTCAGGGAAATCCATTACtatacaatgaaaaaagaaaagaaatgaaaagaaaagaaggcaagcaagaaaaaaatgtaacccAGGAGATTAATGGTAATATAATCTGTAACATAATGCTTTCCTGATATTAACTTGATAACATTTTTATTGACAAGTACAGAGATGGCTAATAAAGAGGTAAACTTACCCTAGTAACCCTGCAGTGACAAACACCAGCCACAACGTCTCCAGGCGGAATATGAATGTATACCCCAGCATGAACACCATTGACATGACATAAATAGTCAGTGTCACCAACCTGTTGGACAAAATTATAATTGTAACAGCCAgctcattactttttttttatgaagatattgtagactgagtgtgtgtgtgtgtgtgtgtgtgtgtgtgtgtgtgtgtgtgtgtgtgtgtgtgtgtgtgtgtgtgtgtgtgtgtgtgtgtgtgtgtgtgtgtgtgtgtgtgtgtgtgtgtgtgtgtgtgtgtgtgtgtgtgtgtgtgtgtgtgtgtgtgtgtgtgtgtgtgtgtgtgtgtgtgtgtgtgtgtgtgtgtgtgtgtgtgtgtgtgtgtgagtgagtgtgagtgtgtgagtgtgagtgtgagtgtgagtgtgagtgtgtgtgtgggtgtgtgtgggtgtgtgtgtgtgtgtgtgtgtgtgtgtgtgtgtgtgtgtgtgtgtgtgtgtgtgtgtgtgtgtgtgtgtgtgtgtgtgtgtgtgtgtgagtgagtgagtgagtgagagtgagagtgagagtgagagtgagagtgagagtgagagtgagagtaagagtgagagtgtgtgtgtgtgtgtgtcctttcctTTTAAGTTCCttaaaaaataaatctaattatcaatatcacttacaataaatcaagaaaatgtTAAACATATTTCAACCATATTAAATGATTACATAATACTTAAACCTTGCATAACTTTAAACAAAATTCCCACCTTTATcctaacaaagaaagagaaaaacacagcatAAAACAAGCACAACTAATATCAATCTTAAGCAAAGAAACTGCTCTGTTAAAAGCAACTAACTTACTTGAACTTTGCCGTCCTGTCTAGAATAAAACCGCACACAACAGAACCCAACATTCCTGCGAGAACAATGAGGAGCCCAATACGTCCAGCATTCAGAGTCTCACCCTGTTAAGTTAAAAAAAGGAcactaataataaacaaataaataacaatatatatgtaatgcatatgttGTACTAGTAGTATATCTATGGAACTATAATTCTTTACATTCGAAAGGAATTTCAGAGTTATGTGAAATCCTTCATTACAGAACTAATATGGCAAATTTGTAAtagatatttgtaatatatactgTCCTACTTGTAATATTATAATGCAGCGATAATATTTCAACATGGAAGTTACTACTTACAAATGGTGTCAAATCTTCTGAATTTACAATAATATAGTATGAAAGTAGACTGTAATAAAGAAGTATATGAATAATCAATACTGCttaaataaagcaagaaaaatcTTCTCCACTACTTACTGGGAAATGTTTCAGAACAACTTGATTGAGCAAAGTTGAAATGGCATAAAAGGCACCAACGTTGATTCCATATGATAAAAGAAGCAAGACGTAGTTTGGGTTCTTCATCAACCTGTGAGCAGCAAAACAGAGTCAGTCAGTCCAGTACTAATTGGAAAGTGTTTTCAAACCAACAAATGACCAATCAAACACTGGAGGATTTTCCTAAAAAAATTATTTGACATATTCAATTTCAAAGAAACTGaaaatcttaataaaaaaatGGATTGGACCTTttccaataaaagaaaagagatttgACATATCATCTCCAGCtcaaagtactactactactaacaaaaataataaaaataattataataataataattacagtaacaacaacaatgataataataatagcaataataacaagataatattaaacataataataataacaataataataataatttaaaaaataataataatcagaaaactGCCCTTAGGACAAGCAAGCCCTTAGTTACCTTACAACACCATGGAAGTACGAGCCTGAGTCTTCTTGCGTGAGTGCAGCTGCACTGGGAGGTGTAGGTGGACATTCCTTAAACACTGGAAGAGGTAATAAGTGTATCTGATATAAGGATAATGTAGAATTAAGGATGATGGCATCagtgacaacaatgacaataacagggtgatgattatgtatatgatgatggtggcattaccaataataataataataataataataataataataataataataataataataataataacaataataatggttattacataatgatgatggtggtgatgctaataataataaaacaatggcaataatgatgataataatgttctttATAATggcatttataataaaaataacaaaagtaataataataataataataatagtgaattacaataacaatgacaataatataagaaataataactaCATTCACAagagatataataatagtaaggatgatcataatagtattaaaagcaatgacaataacatcaatttataataacaacaataacagcaatagcaataataacaacaataattacaatgataaaaaataagaataattattaaaacaacgataatactactgataataatactgacaatagtaataatgataagaaaaatactactactactaataataataacaataatattaaatgataataccaacaacaaacataatattgacaataataatagcaataacaataacaacaacaagaataataaaaatgaaaatatcaataacaataataataacaataataataacaatttataataacaatagtaacaatctttatccatattatcattattattattattattattattattattactattattattaaaattactattattatcattaataataataataatgataataataataataataatgataataataaaacattaataccaataacaacaaataaataaaactaataataacaagaaaacaacaacaaaaataataatgaaaataaaaaacacaataataataacaacaacaataacattaataataataataactataataataataataacaataataataataataataataataataataataataataataataatgataatgataataataataattatgaaaataatactgatacaaCTACTACCATTTGTGCTATTACTAATCCTCATTATAGCATTAACATTAATTAtgttaattagtaatgataatgataaaatgatgatgatgatgatattagcagtaatactaacaacaacaataacatttaaaacaataaaatcaacaataaagatagtaataatgataatgacaactttaCACCTgccaacaaccaaaacaaacaccgtATCCCTTATTAAACATTCCCTTCCCTCAAGTCCGCCCCAACAGCCGACGAACAGCAAAAAATAGACTcagaaccgcccccccccccactctggtGTCATGACGGCGGCACCGCACAGGGCCAGTCAACATACACACGCTGTTACCAGCTTAACGAGGTGTTCCTGCGAAGGATGACGGACGATCACTCATGCAGGTCCCTCCGCTCATGACGTAACAGCTGTCGACCTTCCTGTGTTTAAGTGTGACTGCTTATGGCCTATAGTATGGGGCGTGCATGGCTCGCTTCTTGATGGTTAATATCCTTAATTCACAGCTGGTTGGTGGCCGCCGGTTGCAAGGCGCTGGGACCTTGTGGTGCTTGGGTTTGGTCCGGCTGGTCACGCTACTGGTGGGGCGGTTTCTCGTCTGGGTctgcaaggtgtgtgtgtgtgggggggggtatgtgtgtgtgtgcgggggggggggtgcgagtgcGCATGTGCGCTGATATGCGCATAACACGCATATTTGTGGTTGGTTGCAGGGGGGTGAGGGTATGTGTTTAtcaattcacacgcacacacacaagtgcacccCACACATGCTtgtcctttcacacacacacacaagcactcaggGGCCGCACTCAcccaaaatgatggtgatgaagagcaCCGTGGTGAGGCCGGCGACGGAGTAGAACATGATGGCGAGCCCCGTGCCCACCTCGTCCTTGTCGGTCGTGTCGGGGACGATGGCAGGAGGCAGCAGGAACCCCAACGCAACCCCGAGCTGTTTTGCGTGGGAGAAAATGGTGATGTTGCTAGGTGAGTGAATGGGggttgagagaggaaagggttggtttggtttggtcgtCCGAACTTTCTGTCGGAAAAGCtatcacacatgaataaatagtagcaaatataaatatgccatacattcatacattgtacatgtgtgtgtgtgtgtgtgtgtgtgtgtgtgtgtgtgtgtgtgtgtgtgtgtgtgtgtgtgtgtgtgtgtgtgtgtgtgtgtgtgtgtgtgtgtgtgtgtatatatatatatatatatatatatatatatatatatatatgtatatatatatatatatatatatatatatatatatatatatatatatatatatatatccatttcggtttctgtctgaggaggaactcgtgaagtgttcgaaacgtcacgcttattttctattctcattgttttcatatatatatatatatatatatatatatatatatatatatatatatatatatatatatatatatatatatatatatatgtatatatatatatatatgtatatatatatatatagatagatagatatgtatatataaatatatatatatatatatatatatatatatatatatatatatatatatatcaatctgtcttcATCCGTTATCTatgttctgtatatgtatatatatatatatatatatatatatatatatatatatatatatatcaatctgtctttcaTCCGTTATCTATGTCTCCtcgttccccccctctccccccctccttcttccttcccccttctctctctctctctctctctctctctctctcttctctcttctctctctctctctctctctctctctctctcttcttctctctctctctctcttactctctctcttctctctctctctccctccctctctctctcaccccccacccctctcactctcaccccccccctctcttcttcttctcttcacacccccccctcttctctcttcttcacaccccccctctctctctccccccccctctcttctcccccccctctctctctctctctctctctctcttctctctccctcctctccctctctctcctctccctctcctcttcccctccctcctctccctccctctccctctccctccctccctccctccctctctccctctccctctctccgcaacACTTCCCCCGCCTCGACCGACCTGGTTCCCGAAGACGCCAATGGCGCAGGCCGTGGACACCTGCGTGGGGCCGAACCAGACGGCGGCGAGGCGGGCGGGGATGCCCAGGATGAAGATCTGCGACACGGCCGTGATGCACTGACCCAGGAAGGTCACCCACCACCGGTCGGGCGCCACCGAGGCGACCTTGACCCACGACCCGATCATCGTGCCGCATGACCCTATGAGCACGGCCTTCCGGAGACCCTGCGGAGCCGAGGTCAGAATGGCGGTGAGAGGACTGGATGCGCGGtgtcagggagggaggatggtggtgatggtgagggtgatgatgatgatgatgatattggtgatgacgaTGGGGGTGGTGGTACTAATTATGAGGgtaatttcattataataattctgatgacttaaattaataatattaatgataactattattatcatcataacaataaaaacaatactgaaaaaatcatgtttatgaaaatcataacaatcggtataaaatatatatttctacaacTGATCTTAATGCTACTTataacagcagcaatagtagtgataaagatagtaatgataacattagtaataataataatgataacaacaacaataataataatgataacaacaacaataataataatgataacaacaacaataataataatgataacaacaataataataatgataacaacaacaataataataatgataacaataatattaataatacatacatacatatttgcgagtgctccctcctactccccttcccccaaactcccatccactccccctactctccactctcccttcaccttttcctccttcctcctcaaccttttgagccccctccctccctacatccctccctatctccccctctccctagacccctccccctccctttcccacccccccccctcctcccaaccccatcAAGACCCACAGGATGTTCCAAGCCCGGTCCACGGATCTGTATATCAAGAAGGATACTGACAATAGACATACAAAAGCCATGACAGGGAAGGGCACTGGCACTCCCTTTCAAGcgcgtgcctcccccccccccccagtgctaCCCGGTCGCCGTGCTCGACATATGGACGTCAGGGCCACGCTGAGATTTAGGATCGCCCTAAACAGCTGGTTTTTGAAGACTCGGTGACTTAAAGCATAGAGGTGGTGCCTGAAAACATGTCGAAAACGTGAACTCTGCCATGAGGGTTTTTGTCGTTTGGCTTCAGTCATTAAATAAAAACAAGggctaataataatggaaaaaatagggagagggagagggagagggagggagggagggagggagggagggagagagagagagagagagagagagagagagagagagagagagagagagagagagagagagagagagagagagagagagagagagagagagggagagagagagagagagagagagagagagagagagagagagagagagagagagagagagagagagagagagagagagagagagagagagagagagagaggagggagggagagaaagtgaggaggggaagaagagggaggaagggagagggagagggcaggagagagggagagggggtgagggagggagggaggatatatatatatatatatatatatatatatatatatatatatatatatccctccatgCATGGACAGATGATTACATAATTCGTATGTATTTCTCCCATATGTAACATACGACCAACCAAACGCGTAAACATATTTAATAAACAGAAGTGCACGCTTTCAGTCGGGCTAAAAACATTAAATCACGCAAGCATTATTCACAAAACTCTACGGTCGACAACGCCCAATTCCACTAATGCCGTTGCTATTCTTGGtaggagcaaagaaaaaacttttttgagtgactaaaatgttaataaaataCGGATCTGATTATGTGACGACATTACTGTCagagataattatagatatatgctATATTTCACAGGaatgtatttatcatattttcatatctatttttatatttatgttattgcGCTAGCAGTTCCTTATctaatttcaatattttttctattaattccatttcctttatttctttaccaAAGTCGTATGTTTATACGAACTATTTTCTACTTATATTTCCCTTTAACATATCTGAATTATTTTTCGTTCATCCTCTCttgaaagaggtgggagagggagagggagatggagaggagagaggagagagggagagggagatggagagaggagaggagaggagaggagaggagaggagaggagaggaaaggagatgagaggagagaagagagagagagagggagggagagagagggagggaaagaggaggagaggagggagagagagagagagagagagagagagagagagagagagagagagagagagagagagagagagagagagagagagagagagagagagagagagagagggagagagagagagagagagagggagagagagagagggagggagagagagagagagagagagagggagggagaaggagggagggagggggaggcaggaggagggagaggaggagagagagagagagagagagagagagagagagagagagagagagagagagagagagagagagagagagagagagagagagagagagagagagagaggagagagagagagagagagagagagagagagagagagagagagagagagagagagagagagagagagagagagagagagagagagagagagagagagagagaagagaagagagagagagagagagagagagagagagagagagagagagagagagagagagagagagagagagagagagagaaagagagagagagagagagagagagagagagagagagagagagagagagagagagagagagagagagagagagagagagagagagagagagatgagagaaagagaaagagaaagagagagagagagagagagagagagagagagagagagagagagagagagagagagagagagagagagagagagagagagagagagagagagagagagagagagataagagaaagagagaaagggagagagagagagagagagagagagagagagagagagagagagagagagagagagagagagagagagagagagagaaagagatagaga from Penaeus vannamei isolate JL-2024 chromosome 43, ASM4276789v1, whole genome shotgun sequence includes the following:
- the HisT gene encoding choline/ethanolamine transporter flvcr2b isoform X2 gives rise to the protein MSEKNPASDTKETVDEKPALGTPGTEGATAAPPSGALKVYPIRWFILALFVLYSMSNAFQWIQYSIINNIIVDYYGVKSTMVDWTSMLYMVTYIPLIFPASWYLEKKGLRKAVLIGSCGTMIGSWVKVASVAPDRWWVTFLGQCITAVSQIFILGIPARLAAVWFGPTQVSTACAIGVFGNQLGVALGFLLPPAIVPDTTDKDEVGTGLAIMFYSVAGLTTVLFITIILVFKECPPTPPSAAALTQEDSGSYFHGVVRLMKNPNYVLLLLSYGINVGAFYAISTLLNQVVLKHFPGETLNAGRIGLLIVLAGMLGSVVCGFILDRTAKFKLVTLTIYVMSMVFMLGYTFIFRLETLWLVFVTAGLLGFFMTGYLPVGFEFAAELTYPEAEGTSSGLLNASAQFFGIFCTMADGQLLDSFGDMAANLLLVVVLLIGSIMTGCIKEELRRQAAHKKTAPSGIQPQV
- the HisT gene encoding choline/ethanolamine transporter flvcr2a isoform X1 — protein: MSEGLLNGSGGKEMKLKLTTSETNSTLVSPTTPPSELHYPLVEANENGATAAPPSGALKVYPIRWFILALFVLYSMSNAFQWIQYSIINNIIVDYYGVKSTMVDWTSMLYMVTYIPLIFPASWYLEKKGLRKAVLIGSCGTMIGSWVKVASVAPDRWWVTFLGQCITAVSQIFILGIPARLAAVWFGPTQVSTACAIGVFGNQLGVALGFLLPPAIVPDTTDKDEVGTGLAIMFYSVAGLTTVLFITIILVFKECPPTPPSAAALTQEDSGSYFHGVVRLMKNPNYVLLLLSYGINVGAFYAISTLLNQVVLKHFPGETLNAGRIGLLIVLAGMLGSVVCGFILDRTAKFKLVTLTIYVMSMVFMLGYTFIFRLETLWLVFVTAGLLGFFMTGYLPVGFEFAAELTYPEAEGTSSGLLNASAQFFGIFCTMADGQLLDSFGDMAANLLLVVVLLIGSIMTGCIKEELRRQAAHKKTAPSGIQPQV